From Streptomyces qinzhouensis, one genomic window encodes:
- a CDS encoding ATP-binding SpoIIE family protein phosphatase has product MRTEDVLAAVATGLWRWDNAGGTVTLDAEAARLLGLSAEPSSHPENAVRARIHPVDWNEINGVVSLAIAEGTVAEGRLRVVDTEGRVVRTVRSRSKPIALDGGFEMLGMLQEVAEPTEGTAAKTPVTGDWRRSREAFLLDAGRALAEARSTAEVLRVAASLSMPGFSPDGLAVFGAAGERLTIIGHHGHQSAGGDPFSDMRLDTDHPAAEVVRTGRAVYLPSPDDYDRRYPTSWPLAQKLGRRSWAYLPLIVAGRTMGAWMAAFRHQVVFTPDERSVLTTVARMLAQALTRAGVAETERELSEGLQRSMMPVIGPAIPGTTVAARYVPTGGGLQVGGDWYDMIPLPSGRIALVIGDVQGHDVRAAGLMGQLRIALRAYASEGHRPDAVLSRASRFLHGITDATGASDAGSRFATCLYLEYDPANGLVEIARAGHPEPAVRMADGTVIIRPTEGGLPLGIDPDSDYPTTRLELAPGETMMICTDGLLETGGHDLDTGWDRLREVLERHPSTGSLEELADSLVSAVHGPVSHYTVGPLADRREDDVALVLLSREGEPGPAEAAPRRTAMTIAQAQPERIAAARQTVRELLHDWADPEQVDAAVLMVSEMVTNVLVHTDGNALLAARVTAATGPAPRVLRVEVADSSDELPHKRRPGELASSGRGLVLMEMLADAWGVDPQGEGKCIWFELHESESAGQGLPRK; this is encoded by the coding sequence ATGCGCACTGAGGACGTCCTGGCCGCCGTCGCCACCGGCCTGTGGCGATGGGACAACGCGGGCGGGACCGTCACTCTCGACGCGGAGGCCGCCCGGCTGCTGGGACTTTCGGCCGAACCGTCCTCGCATCCGGAGAACGCCGTCCGCGCCCGGATCCACCCCGTGGACTGGAACGAGATCAACGGCGTGGTCTCGCTCGCCATCGCGGAGGGCACGGTCGCCGAGGGCCGGCTGCGGGTCGTCGACACCGAAGGCCGGGTGGTGCGGACCGTACGCAGCCGCTCCAAGCCCATCGCGCTCGACGGCGGCTTCGAGATGCTCGGCATGCTCCAGGAGGTCGCCGAACCCACCGAGGGCACCGCGGCCAAGACCCCCGTCACCGGCGACTGGCGCCGCTCCCGGGAAGCGTTCCTGCTGGACGCGGGCCGCGCCCTGGCCGAGGCCCGGTCCACGGCCGAGGTGCTGCGGGTCGCCGCGTCCCTGTCCATGCCCGGCTTCTCACCCGACGGGCTCGCGGTCTTCGGCGCGGCCGGCGAACGGCTGACGATCATCGGCCACCACGGGCACCAGAGCGCGGGCGGCGACCCCTTCTCCGATATGCGGCTGGACACCGACCATCCGGCGGCCGAGGTCGTCCGCACCGGCCGCGCGGTCTATCTGCCGAGCCCCGACGACTACGACCGCCGCTACCCCACGAGCTGGCCGCTCGCGCAGAAGCTGGGCCGCCGCTCCTGGGCGTACCTCCCGCTGATCGTCGCCGGGCGCACGATGGGCGCCTGGATGGCCGCCTTCCGGCACCAGGTCGTCTTCACACCCGACGAGCGGTCCGTGCTGACGACCGTGGCCCGGATGCTGGCCCAGGCCCTGACCAGGGCGGGGGTCGCGGAGACCGAGCGGGAGCTGTCCGAGGGCCTCCAGCGGTCGATGATGCCGGTCATCGGCCCGGCGATCCCCGGCACCACGGTGGCCGCGCGGTACGTCCCCACCGGCGGCGGGCTCCAGGTCGGTGGCGACTGGTACGACATGATCCCGCTGCCGTCCGGCCGGATCGCGCTCGTCATCGGCGATGTCCAGGGCCATGACGTCCGGGCCGCCGGACTGATGGGCCAGCTCCGGATCGCCTTGCGGGCGTACGCCTCCGAGGGCCACCGCCCGGACGCGGTCCTCTCCCGCGCCTCGCGCTTTCTGCACGGCATCACCGACGCGACGGGCGCGTCCGACGCCGGCTCCCGCTTCGCGACCTGCCTCTATCTGGAGTACGACCCGGCGAACGGCCTGGTCGAGATCGCCCGCGCCGGGCATCCGGAGCCCGCGGTCCGGATGGCCGACGGCACGGTCATCATCCGCCCCACGGAGGGCGGGCTGCCGCTCGGCATCGACCCGGACTCCGACTATCCGACCACCCGGCTGGAGCTGGCGCCGGGCGAGACGATGATGATCTGCACGGACGGCCTCCTCGAAACCGGCGGCCACGACCTGGACACCGGCTGGGACCGGCTGCGGGAGGTCCTGGAGCGCCATCCGTCGACCGGCTCCCTGGAGGAGCTGGCCGACTCCCTGGTGTCGGCGGTCCACGGCCCCGTCTCGCACTACACGGTCGGCCCGCTCGCCGACCGCCGCGAGGACGATGTCGCCCTGGTCCTGCTCTCCCGCGAGGGCGAACCGGGCCCGGCCGAGGCGGCTCCGCGCCGTACCGCGATGACCATCGCCCAGGCCCAGCCCGAACGCATCGCGGCAGCGCGGCAGACCGTCCGCGAACTGCTCCACGACTGGGCGGACCCGGAGCAGGTCGACGCGGCGGTGCTGATGGTCTCCGAGATGGTGACCAACGTGCTGGTCCACACCGACGGCAACGCGCTGCTCGCGGCCCGCGTCACGGCCGCGACGGGGCCCGCGCCCCGGGTCCTGCGCGTCGAGGTCGCCGACAGCAGCGACGAACTCCCCCACAAGCGCCGCCCCGGCGAACTGGCCTCATCCGGGCGCGGTCTGGTGCTGATGGAGATGCTGGCGGACGCGTGGGGGGTCGACCCGCAGGGCGAGGGCAAGTGCATCTGGTTCGAGCTGCACGAGTCGGAGTCGGCCGGCCAGGGCCTGCCGCGAAAGTAG
- a CDS encoding AI-2E family transporter has product MHTLLPEPVWRLAAWCVVLLLVSGVGAVGIWLVITFRIAVTPLLLAILGTALLGPLYRRLVRMKVHRSLAAALTCVAVVAVVGGAMYIIVGALIDNGAQIVSSLRSAAKGVTDHFGAAGTDLVDLARSGKDLLAKFGGTAASGVISGLSVAGQVIATAVLALLLVFFFLRDSGKAAGFARSVIPGPAGETVEAMGRRAFEAVEGFMRGTTIIALIDAVLITIGLLILRVPGAVGLGALVFVGAYIPYLGAFLSGAVAVLVALADRGWVIALWTLGVVLAVQVLEGHLLQPMIQSRTVQMHPAVVMLAITAGAGVAGILGMLLAVPVTAAAFGIISELRTRYGTADKPLPGGPGA; this is encoded by the coding sequence GTGCATACCCTCCTGCCCGAGCCGGTATGGCGGCTCGCCGCCTGGTGCGTCGTCCTGCTGCTGGTCTCCGGGGTCGGCGCGGTGGGCATCTGGCTGGTCATCACCTTCCGTATCGCCGTCACCCCGCTTCTGCTGGCGATCCTCGGCACGGCCCTGCTCGGCCCGCTCTACCGCAGGCTGGTCCGGATGAAGGTCCATCGGTCCCTCGCCGCCGCGCTGACCTGCGTCGCCGTCGTCGCCGTCGTCGGCGGGGCGATGTACATCATCGTGGGCGCGCTGATCGACAACGGCGCTCAGATCGTCTCGTCGCTGCGCAGCGCCGCGAAGGGCGTCACCGATCACTTCGGTGCCGCGGGCACCGATCTCGTCGACCTCGCCCGCAGCGGCAAGGACCTGCTGGCCAAGTTCGGCGGGACGGCCGCGTCCGGGGTGATCAGCGGGCTGAGCGTGGCGGGCCAGGTGATCGCCACCGCCGTGCTCGCCCTGCTGCTGGTCTTCTTCTTCCTCCGGGACTCCGGCAAGGCGGCCGGATTCGCCCGCTCCGTGATCCCCGGACCGGCCGGGGAGACCGTGGAGGCCATGGGCCGGCGGGCCTTCGAGGCCGTCGAGGGCTTTATGCGCGGGACGACCATCATCGCCCTCATCGACGCCGTACTGATCACCATCGGACTGCTGATCCTGCGGGTCCCGGGCGCGGTGGGCCTGGGCGCGCTGGTCTTCGTCGGCGCCTACATCCCGTACCTCGGCGCCTTCCTCTCCGGCGCGGTCGCCGTGCTGGTGGCGCTGGCGGACCGGGGCTGGGTGATCGCGCTCTGGACCCTGGGCGTCGTCCTGGCGGTGCAGGTACTCGAAGGCCATCTCCTCCAGCCGATGATCCAGAGCCGGACGGTCCAGATGCACCCGGCGGTGGTGATGCTGGCGATCACAGCGGGCGCGGGGGTCGCGGGCATCCTCGGGATGCTGCTCGCGGTGCCGGTGACGGCGGCGGCCTTCGGGATCATCAGCGAGCTGCGGACCCGGTACGGGACGGCGGACAAACCCTTGCCGGGCGGGCCCGGGGCCTGA
- a CDS encoding SseB family protein has translation MYGYDQSPGAQQQYAPQQPYGAQPHGQPSHGQSVPGQPLYPEPSPPSLADAVRAFTTGSLAAEDFQQIFAGSKVYCPRGDNPGFLALHNTQQPVIPMFTSLKELRRYAGKESKYFVITGAEVIDLLPTGYGFVLDMEGQHRMVFDAKAVEQMVDFAMRRMYG, from the coding sequence ATGTACGGCTATGACCAGAGTCCGGGCGCTCAGCAGCAGTACGCACCCCAGCAGCCCTATGGGGCCCAGCCGCACGGCCAGCCGTCACACGGGCAGTCCGTGCCGGGTCAGCCGCTCTATCCGGAGCCGTCCCCGCCGTCCCTCGCCGACGCCGTCCGGGCCTTCACCACGGGCTCGCTCGCCGCGGAGGACTTCCAGCAGATCTTCGCCGGCTCCAAGGTCTACTGCCCGCGCGGTGACAATCCGGGCTTCCTCGCGCTCCACAACACCCAGCAGCCGGTGATCCCGATGTTCACCTCGCTGAAGGAGCTGCGGCGGTACGCGGGCAAGGAGTCCAAGTACTTCGTGATCACCGGCGCCGAGGTGATCGACCTGCTCCCGACGGGCTACGGCTTCGTCCTCGATATGGAGGGGCAGCACCGGATGGTCTTCGACGCCAAGGCGGTGGAGCAGATGGTCGACTTCGCGATGCGCCGGATGTACGGCTGA
- a CDS encoding pirin family protein yields the protein MPAVTVENPLTLPRVAASADAVARPVLAVSTAPSGFEGEGFPVRRAFAGINYRHLDPFIMMDQMGEVEYAPGEPKGTPWHPHRGFETVTYIIDGVFDHQDSNGGGGTITNGDTQWMTAGSGLLHIEAPPEALVVSGGLFHGLQLWVNLPAADKMMAPRYQDIRGGQVQLLTSPDGGALLRVIAGELDGHAGPGITHTPITMIHATLRPGAEITLPWQQDFNGLAYVLAGRGAVGAERRPIVSGQTAVFGDGGSLTVRADEKQDGHTPDLEVVLLGGRPIREPMAHYGPFVMNTREELQQAFDDFQKGRLGTIPAVHGMKPSGPSGE from the coding sequence ATGCCTGCAGTGACCGTCGAAAACCCGCTGACCCTGCCGCGTGTCGCCGCATCCGCCGACGCCGTCGCCCGTCCCGTGCTGGCCGTGTCCACGGCCCCCAGCGGTTTCGAGGGCGAGGGTTTCCCGGTGCGCCGTGCGTTCGCCGGGATCAACTACCGCCATCTCGACCCGTTCATCATGATGGACCAGATGGGCGAGGTGGAGTACGCGCCGGGCGAGCCCAAGGGCACCCCCTGGCACCCCCACCGAGGCTTTGAAACCGTCACCTACATCATCGACGGGGTCTTCGACCACCAGGACTCCAACGGTGGTGGCGGAACCATCACCAACGGTGACACCCAGTGGATGACCGCCGGCTCCGGTCTCCTCCACATCGAGGCGCCGCCGGAGGCGCTGGTCGTGTCCGGCGGGCTCTTCCACGGCCTCCAGCTGTGGGTGAACCTGCCCGCGGCCGACAAGATGATGGCCCCCCGCTACCAGGACATCCGCGGCGGCCAGGTGCAGCTCCTCACCTCCCCCGACGGGGGCGCGCTGCTCCGGGTCATCGCCGGTGAGCTGGACGGCCACGCGGGCCCCGGCATCACCCACACCCCGATCACGATGATCCACGCCACCCTGCGGCCGGGCGCCGAGATCACCCTGCCGTGGCAGCAGGACTTCAACGGTCTGGCGTACGTCCTGGCCGGCCGGGGCGCGGTGGGCGCCGAGCGGCGGCCGATCGTCTCCGGTCAGACCGCGGTCTTCGGCGACGGCGGTTCGCTGACCGTCCGCGCGGACGAGAAGCAGGACGGGCACACGCCCGACCTGGAGGTCGTGCTGCTGGGCGGCCGGCCGATCCGTGAGCCGATGGCGCACTACGGGCCGTTCGTGATGAACACCCGTGAGGAGCTCCAGCAGGCCTTCGACGACTTCCAGAAGGGCCGCCTCGGCACGATTCCGGCGGTCCACGGAATGAAGCCGTCGGGCCCGTCGGGCGAGTAA
- the aspS gene encoding aspartate--tRNA ligase: MHRYRSHTCGELRASDVSTDVRLSGWLHNRRDLGGILFIDLRDHYGITQLVARPGTAANEALSHLTKETVVRIDGKVVSRGTDNINPELATGEVEVEVAEVEVLGAAAQIPFTINADDGVNEERRLEYRFLDLRRERMHRNIMLRTAVISAIRHKMTALGFNEMATPILAATSPEGARDFVVPSRLNPGKFYALPQAPQQFKQLLMISGFDRYFQIAPCFRDEDARADRSPGEFYQLDLEMSFVEQEDVFQPVEKLMTEIFEEFGGGRHVTSPFPRIPFREAMLKYGSDKPDLRAKLELVDITDVFEGSEFKAFAGKHVRALPVPDVAAQPRKFFDQLGEYAVEQGAKGLAWVRVAEDGSLTGPIAKFLTEENVKVLTERLGLAAGHAVFFGAGDSDEVAKIMGAVRVEAAKRAGQFEDGVFRFCWIVDFPMYEKDEETGKIDFSHNPFSMPQGGMRDLEEKDPLDILAWQYDIVCNGIELSSGAIRNHEPEVMLKAFEIAGYARETTEEAFAGMLRAFRLGAPPHGGIAPGIDRIVMLLADEPNIRETIAFPLNGNAQDLMMGAPTELDEVRLRELNLQLRKPVAKPSPSQAAE, from the coding sequence ATGCATCGGTACAGGTCCCACACCTGCGGCGAGCTCCGCGCCTCTGACGTCTCCACGGACGTCCGGCTGAGCGGCTGGCTGCACAATCGCCGAGACCTGGGCGGCATCCTCTTCATCGATCTCCGCGACCACTACGGCATCACCCAGCTCGTGGCCCGCCCCGGCACCGCCGCGAACGAGGCGCTGAGCCACCTCACCAAGGAGACCGTCGTCCGGATCGACGGCAAGGTCGTCAGCCGGGGCACCGACAACATCAACCCCGAGCTGGCCACCGGTGAGGTCGAGGTCGAGGTCGCCGAGGTCGAGGTGCTGGGCGCCGCCGCCCAGATCCCCTTCACGATCAACGCGGACGACGGGGTCAACGAGGAGCGGCGGCTCGAGTACCGCTTCCTGGACCTGCGCCGTGAGCGCATGCACCGCAACATCATGCTGCGTACGGCCGTGATCTCGGCCATCCGCCACAAGATGACGGCGCTCGGCTTCAACGAGATGGCGACCCCGATCCTCGCCGCGACCTCCCCCGAGGGCGCCCGCGACTTCGTCGTGCCGTCCCGGCTGAACCCGGGCAAGTTCTACGCGCTGCCGCAGGCCCCGCAGCAGTTCAAGCAGCTGCTGATGATCTCCGGCTTCGACCGGTACTTCCAGATCGCGCCCTGCTTCCGCGACGAGGACGCCCGCGCCGACCGCTCCCCCGGCGAGTTCTACCAGCTCGACCTGGAGATGAGCTTCGTCGAGCAGGAGGACGTCTTCCAGCCGGTCGAGAAGCTGATGACGGAGATCTTCGAGGAGTTCGGCGGCGGGCGTCATGTCACCTCGCCGTTCCCGCGGATCCCGTTCCGCGAGGCGATGCTGAAGTACGGCTCCGACAAGCCGGACCTGCGCGCCAAGCTGGAGCTGGTGGACATCACCGATGTCTTCGAGGGCTCGGAGTTCAAGGCGTTCGCGGGCAAGCACGTCCGCGCGCTGCCGGTGCCGGATGTCGCCGCCCAGCCGCGGAAGTTCTTCGACCAGCTCGGCGAGTACGCGGTGGAGCAGGGCGCCAAGGGTCTGGCCTGGGTCCGGGTCGCCGAGGACGGTTCGCTGACCGGCCCGATCGCCAAGTTCCTCACCGAGGAGAACGTCAAGGTCCTCACCGAGCGCCTCGGCCTCGCCGCCGGGCACGCCGTCTTCTTCGGCGCCGGTGACAGCGACGAGGTCGCCAAGATCATGGGCGCGGTCCGGGTCGAGGCCGCCAAGCGCGCCGGCCAGTTCGAGGACGGCGTCTTCCGCTTCTGCTGGATCGTCGACTTCCCGATGTACGAGAAGGACGAGGAGACCGGCAAGATCGACTTCTCCCACAACCCCTTCTCGATGCCCCAGGGCGGTATGCGGGACCTGGAGGAGAAGGACCCGCTCGACATCCTTGCCTGGCAGTACGACATCGTCTGCAACGGCATCGAGCTGTCGTCCGGCGCGATCCGGAACCACGAGCCCGAGGTCATGCTGAAGGCCTTCGAGATCGCCGGTTACGCCCGGGAGACCACCGAGGAGGCGTTCGCGGGCATGCTGCGCGCCTTCCGCCTCGGCGCCCCGCCGCACGGCGGTATCGCCCCCGGTATCGACCGCATCGTGATGCTGCTGGCCGACGAGCCGAACATCCGCGAGACGATCGCCTTCCCGCTGAACGGCAACGCCCAGGACCTGATGATGGGCGCGCCGACGGAGCTGGACGAGGTGCGGCTGCGGGAGCTGAACCTCCAGCTCCGCAAGCCGGTCGCGAAGCCGTCCCCGTCGCAGGCGGCGGAGTAG
- a CDS encoding SGNH/GDSL hydrolase family protein encodes MARSRIRLTLLGSAVALTAGTLVPAQLVGAQPAAAASYEWVALGDSYTAGVIAAAGDVFEIPRDGCERTDQSYPQVIDRDLGSLIELTNVSCGAATIEDITFRAQEPIGRHLPPFSEDPDYPFPPVPPQSEAVKTGTDVITVGVGGNTLDFGGILSKCLELGSGSGGTGTPCKDELAAGIPARLTKVGKDYDAMLAKLHERAPHAKVLSVGYPTIIPADSSKCRYNDPHQFASITQGDLDWLRRDVLEPLNKTIEKSAGTQDAATFVNLYDSSRNHSVCDTGKWVEGVLDSDDRPALVHPNARGHRNAADHVSSAILNAISPN; translated from the coding sequence ATGGCACGTTCTCGCATTCGGCTGACCCTGCTGGGCTCGGCCGTGGCCCTGACCGCGGGCACCCTCGTACCCGCTCAGCTCGTCGGGGCGCAGCCCGCCGCGGCCGCGTCCTACGAGTGGGTGGCGCTGGGTGACTCGTACACCGCCGGGGTCATCGCGGCCGCCGGTGATGTCTTCGAGATCCCCCGGGACGGCTGCGAGCGCACCGACCAGTCCTATCCGCAGGTCATCGACCGGGACCTCGGCTCGCTCATCGAGCTGACCAACGTCAGCTGCGGCGCCGCCACGATCGAGGACATCACCTTCCGGGCCCAGGAGCCGATCGGCCGCCATCTGCCGCCCTTCTCCGAGGACCCCGACTACCCATTCCCGCCGGTGCCGCCCCAGTCCGAAGCGGTCAAGACCGGTACCGATGTGATCACCGTGGGCGTGGGCGGCAACACCCTCGACTTCGGCGGCATCCTCTCCAAGTGCCTGGAACTGGGCTCGGGCAGCGGTGGCACGGGCACACCGTGCAAGGACGAACTGGCCGCCGGTATCCCCGCCAGGCTGACCAAGGTGGGCAAGGACTACGACGCGATGCTGGCCAAGCTCCATGAGCGGGCCCCGCACGCCAAGGTCCTGTCCGTCGGCTACCCCACGATCATCCCCGCGGACAGCTCCAAGTGCCGCTACAACGACCCGCACCAGTTCGCCTCGATCACCCAGGGGGATCTGGACTGGCTGCGCCGGGACGTTCTGGAACCCCTGAACAAGACCATCGAGAAGTCGGCCGGCACCCAGGACGCCGCGACCTTCGTCAACCTCTACGACTCCTCCCGGAACCACAGCGTCTGTGACACCGGCAAGTGGGTCGAAGGCGTCTTGGACAGCGATGACCGGCCGGCCCTCGTGCACCCCAACGCCAGGGGCCACCGCAACGCCGCCGACCATGTGTCGTCGGCGATCCTGAACGCCATCAGCCCGAACTGA